AGAgaggaaaggaaaaaaaaggtgTGATCGCACATACACTTTTATAAACACGAAAGAACACAAGATTGAAACCTTGGTGTAAACTTACACACACTTCCACCTACTCACACTCTTAGCTAGCTGACCATGTGGGACCTCACGTATAAAACAAAACCATTTGAACAGCTCTTGATGTTTCATGAAAACGACCCCATTACTGACAAAATGTACTTGAGAACTAGAAATAACAACCAACATGTGCTATAGTGGTTATTTAAAAGTTAACCGGAGAGCGACATAAACATTTGTATTGTGATTCACAGCCCAGTGTACTGTTGTCCTTTATTTCAgcggctttcttcaaaatatcctctttttcgGAAAAGTAGTGGCATTTAATCACGAAGGCGCATGGCGGTTCCTTGTCATCCACTGGTTTGCTGCATAGAGTGTGGTGTGCCTGGTCCAGAAGAGGAGTCTTCTCGAGGTTTAGTGTATCTTTTAGAAGTATcttgcatgattatatgctgtcatggctataatatatatatatatatgttactaTAATAAAGGCCAATGAAGAAAAAATGGCCATGaatatcaaatcacttttattgtcacatcatcagcagcacgtgtgctatgatgagtgaaaagcttaggtgctggctctagacagtacaaaatacagacagtgcaaatataacgacagtgcaaaatacaaatagtacaaaataatTTGGCAGCATTATAAttgttgacagcgatatgtataATGAATGTGTGTacccatagttgtaggcagtattgttttaggtatgtattggttaaagtgcagtgcatgccaCATATacatggtgtgcagtgaggggtattaAGTGTCCATCAGCCTGATAGtatgagggaagaagctttcctttagTCGGCTGGTGCGCGACCGGATGCTGCAGAACCATTTGCCtaagggtagcagagagaaaagtctatggctttgGTGGCTGGAGTCGCTTATAATtcacttggctttcctcatgcaccgcctggtgatGTCGTGatgggagggaagctcacctcctactacgcgtccagcagttcacacaatcctatgtaggcctttgcgattgctgctggtgctatttacataccaggtggtgatacagccacaCAGGATGCTccccacagtgcaggtgtagaacgagcggaggatgtgagggcttattccaaacctcctgagacgcctgaggaagaagaggcgttgttgtgccttccttagcactgcgtctgtgtgagcagtccttgtcaaatcctcagcaatgtgtactccaagaaacttgaaagcactgactctctccactggtgtcccgttgatggtgatgggggtgtgttctctcttctcccagctccttggttttgctgatgttgagtgagaggtggttttcctcacaccactgcgtcagagtgtaaacctcctctctgtaggccgtctcatcattatctATGATTAGGCCCACCCctgtcatcagcaaatttaacgatgacgttggagctgtgtttggctgtacagtcgcgtgtgtacagggagtacaggagTGGACTGAACACAACTCTGTGGATCATCAGTGTGGATCAGGTCatgttgttcattctgaccacctggcgtctgcttgacaggaagtccaggatcTAGATGCACATAGAGCTGTGTAGACCCAGAGCTTGAAGCTTCACCACTAGTTTGGCAGGCACTATAGTGTTGAATActgagctgtagtccacaaacagcattctcacatatgtgtttttgttttccaggtgagacagagcagtgtgcaaggtgaaagcaattgcaACATCAGTGGAGCGATTATTCCTGTAagcaaattgcagagggtcagtgtgagcaggcagtacagagcagatgtgctttttaaacagcttctcaaagcacttgctgaagatggGTGTCAGAGCAACTGGACGCCAGTCATTTAAGCATGTGGTTTTAGATTATTTCGGTatgggcacaatagtagctgtcttaaagcatgtgggaaccaCAGACCGAGAGAGCGAGAGGTTAACAATGTCCGTGAAAACCCCCGCTAGCTGGTGTGCGCATGCTTTAAGTACACGTCCAAGGATGCCATCTGGGCCGTAGCTTTCCGGATGTTCCGGAAAGATCTCGTTACGTCTGCTACAGAAACAGAGTGTGCTGGCGGTTTCGGTATCGGCCGCGGGAGCGCACAGTGTGTGGGTGTCCTGGGCTTTAAAGCAGGTGTAGAACGAGTTAAGCTCGTCCAGGAGAGATGcagaaatgtttacagtggcgggtttgttacttttaaagtttgTGATGTAATTAAGTCCCTGCCACATACTTCTCCCCTCTACCTTGTATCTCTGTATTGATGTTTTGCTGCTTTGATAGTTCACCTGAGGttgtagtttgcttgtttttgttcctcagcatTTCTGGATTTATAGGCAGAGGTTCACACTGATAGGGCTGTTCGAACTTTGCCATCAATCCATGGTTTTGGGTTGGGGTAGATACGAACAGTTTTTGTTGGGACCATGTCTTCTATACACTTTCTGATGAAGCATGTAACGGTGTCTTGAGTAAACTTTAATGTCGTCATCAGAAGCTGCCCGGAACATCTCCCAGTCCACATGATCAAAACATTCTTGAAGTATGGAACTCGATTGGTCCGTCCAGCTTTGATACGTCTTGAGGGTGGGTGGTTCCCGTTTTAGTTTCTGTCTGTAAGCAGGCAAGAGCAGAACAAAAGAGTCATCTGATTTGCTTAGCGGTGGGTGGGGGAGGGATTTGTTGGCTTCCTGGAACGGAGAATAGCAGTGGTCCAAAATTCGGTCACCACGCATGTTTGTGGTGATATAGTGATAGTATTTTGGAGTGATTTTCCTGAGATTGGCATTGTTAAAGTCCCCTGTAACAATAAACGCTGCCTCTGGGTGTGTGGTTTCCTGCTCGCTTATGCTCCCATTCAGTTCCCTTAGCGCCTGCTTTGTGTTGGCTTGAGGGTGGATGTAGACAGCTGTAATTATAACAGCTGTGAACTCTCTTGGTGCCCAGTGTGGTCAGCACCGAAGAATAAGATTTTCCAGATCAGGAGAACAAAATGATCTAACTGGATGTATGTTTCTCAACCATGAGttgttaataaagaaacaaacacctCCTTCTTTGCTTTCCCCTGTCGGTTCTTTCATTCTATCCACAGTATCTTATCCATAGTATTCTATCCATAGTATTCCCTGTCTGCTAAACAAATTTTAgagaaacattttgttgtaattatgaatatatacaaataaaaataggccattgttacgaccccctcgttcgagttgcaacataaaagagctcagacaacaaaaaaattatatatgcaacttatttattatacacaactaataaaacaacaaatcaagaaacaaacaaatgtctaggggaaaataaagaaaataactaactttaactacacatATAAATAATGCCAAACAAAACCATAAGATTGCCAAAATAAAGAGATGGTCTTGATGCGAGGACGGCCAGTAGCCACACTATCCTGCAGAAGCTAGCTCACTCTCGCATTTATATGCTTTGAACCAATTGGGGAGCAACCATGGCACCTAATCAGGATCTTCCACATCCAAAGTAGAATACTGGGGTCGTCACACCATTTACAcctttcaaatctgtgtcttatcaatgtgaccaaaatgacttttgtgatcaattatgtaagaaactctgaaaactagactgacagcGTTTCAATTTACAATGACTTCTATGTTAGGCGActatgacacaatttacattgtaaaagctgtagataaataaagatgaatttaatctgCTTGAATGTGTACATGTTAATGActgaacaaaatatgatctgattttattttacatttaacatgcatcaaaataagtgtgtgtagccaatgtttccagtgtctttttacttttcagcttttgatgagagattTTTAGACTTGATGAAaactaatcttttatttatttatttcagacctaattgaagagaatgagaggaaagaggaggaacatcatgtcaaaattgaggaaaaaactaatttacagactgatggtattttgaaaaggagagacaagaatcgtttcacctccactcagtgtggaaagattttggcaagcaaaagcaaacttaagattcacatgataatccacactggagagaaaccattcacatgcactcagtgtgggaagagtttcaaccgctcatcacaccttgatcaacacataaggatccacactggagagaaaccgttcacgtgcactcagtgcgggaagagttttcgccaatcatcatccctttataaacacatgaggatccacactggagagaaaccatttacatgcactcagtgtgggaagagtttcagccaatcatcaaactttaatctacacatgaggatccacactggagagaaacccttcacatgcactcagtgtgggaagagttttaactacTTATCACAACTTGATCAACACAAGTGGATCCACAcgggagagaaaccattcacatgcactctgtgtgggaagagtttcaacaaatcatcacaccttaatcaacacttgaggatccacactgaagaAAAACCATTCacgtgtactcagtgtgggaagagttttggaagaatTTTCtgtcttaagattcacatgaggatccacactggagagaaaccattcacatgcactcattgtgggaagagttttagacaatcatcatcccttaatcaacacatgaggatccacagtggagagaaaccattcacatgcacttagtgtgggaagagtttcagtgaATCATCATCCCTTACTCTACACATGATGCGctacactggagagaaaccattcacttgcaattaattcaattcaattaatctttatttgtatagcgcttttacaatgtagattgtgtcaaaacagcttcacataaatggtcataataaattggatcagggtagtttttagtgtttaagttcagttcagctcagttcagactggtttaaatcattactgagagtccatacactgaagagcaaatccattgatgcgtagctctaccgattctgaaccatgcaagccagtggcgacagcggagaggggaaaaaaactttaccgataggagagtgaagaaaaaaaaccttgagagaaactagACTCAGTTGCACGACTcatgggcacgaccattttaatttctccgctggccaaaagtcttgtgcagagctgcagtctcagcagtggaggctggaagctggcctcagcaaagactcgtctgtccctggaccatcactggaatcagtctcatgctctccacaccccatgaccaccagcgcagcagcagctcaggaaacggcctggtcccggatatggaaaccttgggatcatctcgtcgctggtcttacaaccaatcagtgactccgcataatctgaggaccttgggatgagtatccccaggtggaaatgaagaaaataaaaaaaagaataattagcgtagctgctgttcatagtgtatataagcaagatatagaaacttgtgtggaaacccgctaagtgatgcattgattGTATGcattactaaacagataggtctttaatctagttttgaactgagagagtgtgtctgagcaaaTACGTCAGACTGAAAACGTAAGtttgtgcgtcaagtttcgcaatTCACTGCCTTGCaaggttcaagcttggtgaactttgacctttgaaattgcatcacttgactatgtaagacccacactggagacaaaccattcacatgcactcagtgtgggaagagattcaaccgatcagcaaaccttaataaacacatgaaaatccacactgatgtgaaagagtatatgcgctttgagtgtgagaagacttattacagctccaaaattgaaactgcaccagacAATTTACTCTGGAGacacaagtgttcacactgtgacaagaggtttaatcagtgaacacatctgaaaacacaaaagaggattcacactggagagaaaccgtacagatctgatcagtgtctacagagttttAATCATTCGGCGCAGCTTAAGAGACACAGACAAAACagttgcacacatgacatgaatgcagcaaaacattttctctgtgcacaggatgtttcatgtctgaataatgtttgaaaaggctgagtgacgatatactgttttccaacactaCTACACTGCAGTAGGtcgggttgtaaatgtgttgcgtTTACCGTAAACACCGTGGTGGTGGCTGAGAGAAGAACTGTCATAAACATCTGGCCAACAGCACCTCTGCAGCTTAAAatctctttgcaagtgattgtaccAGTGCAGATAAATTTGTActctctccagtgtattcatgtagctagtgttgttttagATGATGTTCActgtctgactccctgaatgagagACATCACTGGGAAGACACCGCACATTAAACAAGGTGGAGCTCTAGAACGCTTAGTTTGCAGTATACCAGGACCTCATGTTTTGAAAGCccattcaattgtcctgtgtTGCAGCTTTTATTAGTGAAGTTTCTTTACTCTTAGATTCAAGATTTTTTCTAGTTTACTGCATTTACTTTAAGTAGAATATGaacttgatgaatattttatgatttaggcaGAGCGACAGGTATTAAGTTTACAATATTTATACACTGTGATGACTCCATATTGGAGTATGTGGTAAatcctgattggatgcctgcattactcatcaatgggtatataaaagttgttgtgctagctacccCAGGACACTGTGGCTACTCGGGAGTCCACATGTCAAGACCTGCCAACTCATTGGCTCTTTAACCTTCTGgggtttttttttgcattacttttgtcatgtagttaaaatgttgttgtgattttatcctaagttctttatcgtcattattatccctagacatttgttggttgctttgattgattgttctatgagttacttttataataaataatttgcattcaggctattttgttggcACTTTTATGATGCGACTCGAACAAGCGGGTCATAACACTTCACAAAATGTGTCCggttgtatccaagatcttgttcttttcagtcatgaccataggtgagagtaggagcCTAGACTAAGCAGTAAATTGACAACATTGCCTTTCGTCTCAGacccttcaccacaacagacaaccACATcaactgctgccgctgcactgatccatctttaaatctcacattccattcctCATGGAAAACACTGATACTTGAACTCCATTTGGGGTAAAGACTCTCCTCCAAACTGGAGATTGCCATCTTTTTCCAGTCAAGCACAATGGTTTCTTAGAGGTGCTGtttctttccctgccatgtcacactcagcagcaaaccgtcCCACTTACTGCATGCTGAAGTTCCATGTCCTatgcagtggcgcccccagaaaattttcttaggggtggccagaagaggccgcaccaaatcttggggtggcacacaaaaaaatagtgaattaagtgtaatgttatatttttatatacatatttatatttatatatacatatatacaatttatatatatatatatatatatatatatatatatatatatatatatatatatatgtgtgtatatatgtgtatatatatacatactatacatatacatatatacaatttatatatatatatatatatatatatatatatatatacatactatacatatacatatatgcaatttttatatatatatatatatatacatactgtataaataactttttttacatGCTTTTATTGTAAATCATACAgtatgtctaaaattaatgaagattaatgagtttattattcccagagatggaagggcatccactgtgtaaaaatgtgctagataagttggcagttcattccactgtggcgaccctggattaataaagggactaagccgaaaagaaaatgaatgaaagaaaaatgcGTTTATTAATAACCCgtacaaatgaacaaactgaatgaaAGGCATTActgtatacacactcactatacttaataatataatttatccatattgctttttgagccattttattatgcagcttcttctattgataaactgtgccttaaggtaaatattaaatagccattgctgtctattgaaggtgtgtgcgtgctgtcaacgacgatcggagagggtagtggcggttctagtttaaatgacactctgggcgaaccaccctaaaCACCCCCCACCTCctttgaattgttagatttgttattcaataaatataacaatttatttatatttattctaaataaatacaataaatattaagtaaagtaaagaacatttattgtcattgtagttatacaacgaaatttgtttggtaactcacaaaattgtattaaaataaaattaatattagtattattatactattattattttaaataaataacag
The Danio rerio strain Tuebingen ecotype United States chromosome 4, GRCz12tu, whole genome shotgun sequence genome window above contains:
- the LOC137489733 gene encoding uncharacterized protein isoform X3, whose amino-acid sequence is MAFIKEESEDVKIEETFTVKQEDQQEQTNLIEENERKEEEHHVKIEEKTNLQTDGILKRRDKNRFTSTQCGKILASKSKLKIHMIIHTGEKPFTCTQCGKSFNRSSHLDQHIRIHTGEKPFTCTQCGKSFRQSSSLYKHMRIHTGEKPFTCTQCGKSFSQSSNFNLHMRIHTGEKPFTCTQCGKSFNYLSQLDQHKWIHTGEKPFTCTLCGKSFNKSSHLNQHLRIHTEEKPFTCTQCGKSFGRIFCLKIHMRIHTGEKPFTCTHCGKSFRQSSSLNQHMRIHSGEKPFTCT